A genomic stretch from Aedes albopictus strain Foshan chromosome 2, AalbF5, whole genome shotgun sequence includes:
- the LOC134288584 gene encoding uncharacterized protein LOC134288584, with amino-acid sequence MPGQRDFVSVKTGNKRLAVQKRLLMMTLREAFNRFNEVYVNVKIGFSSFASLRPRQCKLLTITGTHNVCVCTTHENVNLILHSLKKYNVLNDLKTLTNRLLCENKTTHCHLRRCKNCPDTSVLEDSLLKQLEENFVEKLSFEQWVTTDRCDLETIVKQTDDFVTFFSSKLESLIPHDFVKTEQSNFLKTTKQNLQDGEFLAICDFSENYSFVLQDEVQSHHWNVQQATIHPFVIYYTENRQIKHFSFIIISEELRHDSVAVNLFIDKMMNFLQIDQNKNMKKIYFMSDGAASQYKNRKNFSNLCKFKSKYGIDAEWHFFATSHGKGPCDAIGGTIKRMATRASLAKEREHPIKTARELFNWANKRKEEELTKFSFCYSTTEEYENMSLQLNNQYNNAKTIQGTQKFHSFLPLSENTIKAKLYSNCPDNDAKIFDIVKKVV; translated from the coding sequence atgccaggccaaagagattttgttagcgtaaagacaggaaataagagattagctgttcagaaaagattgttaatgatgacattaagagaagcttttaatcgctttaatgaagtgtacgtcaatgtaaaaatagggttttcatcatttgcaagcctccggccaaggcaatgtaaactattgactatcacaggaacacataatgtttgcgtttgcactacgcatgaaaatgtcaatttaattctacatagcttaaaaaaatacaatgtcttgaatgatctaaaaacattaacgaatagattactttgcgaaaataagacaactcattgccatctacgaagatgtaaaaactgcccagatacctcagttttagaagacagtttattgaaacaactggaagaaaactttgttgaaaagctttcattcgaacaatgggttaccactgacagatgtgatttagaaactattgtaaagcaaaccgatgactttgttacatttttcagctcaaaattagaaagtttgattccgcatgattttgtaaaaaccgaacaatccaattttttgaaaactacaaaacaaaacttgcaagatggtgaatttttggctatttgtgacttttctgaaaattacagcttcgttttgcaggatgaagttcaatcacaccattggaacgtgcaacaggccacaatccatcctttcgtaatatattatactgaaaataggcaaattaaacattttagcttcattataatttcagaagaactaagacatgattcagtcgctgttaatttgtttattgataaaatgatgaactttttacaaattgatcaaaataaaaacatgaaaaaaatttattttatgtcagatggtgctgcttcacagtataaaaaccgaaaaaacttttctaacctttgtaagtttaagtcaaagtatggtattgacgctgaatggcatttcttcgcaacatcgcacggaaaaggtccatgcgatgctattggaggtacgataaaacgcatggctaccagagcaagtttagccaaagaacgcgaacacccgataaagactgcaagagagttgtttaattgggcaaacaaacgaaaagaagaagaacttacaaagttctcattttgttattctactacagaagaatacgaaaatatgtctttgcagctaaataatcaatataataatgcaaaaacaattcaaggaactcaaaaattccactcatttcttcctctatcagaaaatacaataaaggcaaagctttattcaaactgccctgacaatgatgccaaaatattcgatattgttaagaaagttgtgtaa